In Juglans regia cultivar Chandler chromosome 13, Walnut 2.0, whole genome shotgun sequence, the following proteins share a genomic window:
- the LOC118344249 gene encoding uncharacterized protein LOC118344249 has product MLRKFNPKVVALAEHFQTEEVMRKLVWDFHFADGISNSAEGGKLWLLWTQGIGCQVIAKSNQHITVVIEENNRRMRLSVVYAKCLTQERRQLWQEISDIPSPADDWVVVGDFNIIRSDAEKRGGRPRSAAAMEEFNHFINLGGLQEMTFMGEPFSWCNGHASLTRSWARLDRILMNNSCATNYPSACMEYLSRSSSDHAPMVMWLDKPSTRYDPSPFKFQEMWTRHEDFLNCVKTVWKEEAMGNGLWKLACKLKELRVALKKWNVNVFGWTHTHIDQLEKEIVDLDSILQVESSEEVDSALLVAKLELAEWTRREEVRLSQIAKQRWVEVGDVNAHFFCSLKNKGSKWIRDMTLEDGRRICSPEAVHEEAVNNFFAFMGGRNCRPCPDLSPWIKKEISEQENSSLCALPSIQDIKETVFSIPVDSSPGPDGFTSGFYKISWWLIEGMWWKQCGIFSEGVNYLGSTPHLI; this is encoded by the coding sequence ATGTTGAGGAAATTTAATCCGAAAGTTGTGGCGTTGGCAGAGCATTTTCAAACGGAAGAAGTAATGAGGAAGTTGGTGTGGGATTTTCATTTTGCGGATGGAATTTCAAACAGTGCGGAAGGAGGTAAATTATGGCTGTTATGGACCCAGGGAATTGGCTGTCAAGTGATTGCAAAATCTAACCAACATATCACAGTAGTAATTGAGGAAAACAATAGGAGGATGAGGCTCTCCGTGGTGTACGCCAAGTGTTTGACACAAGAGAGAAGGCAGCTTTGGCAAGAAATAAGTGACATCCCAAGCCCTGCAGATGATTGGGTGGTGGTGGGAGATTTTAACATAATACGGTCAGATGCGGAAAAAAGAGGGGGACGTCCCAGATCAGCAGCGGCGATGGAAGAGtttaatcatttcattaatcTCGGTGGGTTGCAGGAGATGACGTTCATGGGGGAGcctttttcttggtgtaatgggcatgcCAGTTTAACGAGAAGCTGGGCGAGGTTGGACAGGATCTTGATGAATAATTCATGCGCTACCAACTACCCATCCGCATGCATGGAATACCTCTCACGCTCATCATCAGATCATGCACCAATGGTAATGTGGCTTGATAAACCGTCGACACGATACGACCCATCGCCATTCAAATTCCAGGAAATGTGGACGAGACATGAGGATTTCTTAAATTGTGTCAAAACGGTATGGAAGGAAGAAGCAATGGGGAATGGGCTGTGGAAGTTGGCATGCAAACTAAAAGAGCTGAGGGTGGCGCTCAAAAAATGGAATGTAAATGTCTTTGGTTGGACACACACACATATCGACCAGTTGGAAAAGGAGATAGTCGATTTGGACTCCATACTTCAAGTGGAGAGCTCTGAGGAGGTTGATTCGGCTTTGTTGGTAGCTAAACTGGAGCTGGCAGAGTGGACACGTAGAGAGGAAGTGAGATTGTCACAGATTGCAAAGCAACGTTGGGTTGAGGTAGGGGATGTTAATgctcattttttttgtagtctGAAAAACAAAGGTAGTAAATGGATCCGAGATATGACTCTAGAGGACGGACGTCGGATTTGTTCTCCAGAAGCAGTACATGAAGAAGcggtgaataatttttttgcattCATGGGAGGTAGAAATTGTAGGCCTTGTCCGGATTTGTCACCatggataaaaaaagaaatttcagaGCAGGAAAATAGCAGTCTGTGTGCGCTCCCTTCAATCCAAGATATCAAGGAGACAGTATTTTCTATTCCAGTAGATAGCTCACCTGGTCCGGATGGTTTTACGtcgggtttttataaaatttcttggTGGTTAATAGAGGGGATGTGGTGGAAGCAGTGTGGGATTTTTTCAGAGGGAGTGAATTACCTAGGTTCTACTCCTCATCTTATCTAG
- the LOC109020482 gene encoding uncharacterized protein LOC109020482 yields MDGDVSLWWDKWSPLEPLGVLSTNISMPRLSIKDCKLDLGWNEELLTNLLGREKALEVLMQLGNSRQGLDKLIWMGNPDGKVSMKNAWEKTRRRAPALSCFNWIWNSCLPKNISMTMWQANHEGLPVDDNLRKVAAPIVSKCVCCESGAYEDMDHVLSRGEVAQYVWRKVGLKLKAAEKWNKVDDAVLMDLGVPIKHKTRKEVRLVGWKKPRDGWYKLNTDGCSLGNPRRLGVGGVIRDEKGDLRLAYAEEIPEGTNNNAELISLLHGLRHCRDMGLQLVEVEMDSNILVNWLRKSICGIWYLEDFWEEIMQLLSSIRYTVQHIYREGNALADSLAKLGAAGSYCRWRNSVDLPTQLKGIYRVEKAGLPALRI; encoded by the exons ATGGATGGGGATGTGTCCTTGTGGTGGGATAAGTGGTCCCCGTTAGAGCCATTGGGAGTTCTTAGTACTAATATATCGATGCCGAGGTTATCCATAAAAGATTGTAAGTTGGATTTGGGGTGGAATGAAGAATTACTAACAAATTTACTGGGAAGGGAAAAGGCCTTGGAAGTACTGATGCAGTTGGGAAATAGTAGACAAGGCCTGGATAAACTGATCTGGATGGGAAATCCAGATGGAAAAGTTTCGATGAAAAATGCATGGGAAAAGACGAGAAGAAGGGCACCAGCGCTTTCATGCTTTAATTGGATCTGGAACTCGTGTCTCCCAAAAAACATTTCTATGACCATGTGGCAAGCTAACCATGAGGGTCTTCCAGTAGATGACAATCTGAGAAAAGTGgcggctccaattgtatcaaaATGTGTTTGCTGTGAATCTGGAGCCTATGAAGACATGGATCATGTTCTGTCAAGAGGAGAAGTGGCGCAGTATGTATGGCGAAAG GTTGGTTTAAAACTCAAAGCAGCAGAAAAATGGAATAAAGTAGATGATGCAGTTTTGATGGATCTCGGGGTCCCTATTAAACACAAAACAAGGAAAGAAGTAAGGCTGGTTGGCTGGAAGAAACCGAGAGATGGATGGTACAAGCTAAACACGGACGGATGCAGCTTGGGAAATCCGAGAAGATTGGGTGTAGGAGGAGTCATACGGGATGAAAAAGGGGATCTCAGGTTGGCATATGCGGAGGAAATTCCTGAAGGTACAAACAATAATGCTGAATTAATTTCTTTACTTCATGGGCTTCGGCATTGCAGAGATATGGGATTACAATTGGTTGAAGTGGAAATGGATTCAAACATTTTAGTCAATTGGCTGAGGAAAAGTATTTGTGGTATTTGGTACCTAGAAGACTTTTGGGAGGAGATAATGCAATTGTTAAGTTCAATAAGGTACACAGTTCAGCATAtttatagagaaggaaatgcATTGGCTGATAGCCTGGCTAAGTTGGGTGCCGCTGGAAGCTATTGTCGTTGGAGAAACTCGGTGGATCTGCCAACACAGTTAAAAGGGATTTATCGTGTAGAAAAGGCTGGCTTACCGGCGTTAAGAATTTGA
- the LOC118344165 gene encoding G-type lectin S-receptor-like serine/threonine-protein kinase LECRK4, with protein sequence MAPTLHAHIHRPLLLLLLVLVMVSHIPSAISQAFHNVTVGFYLVATNDSFPWPTSPSGDFAFGFRSLPGQEDQFLLAIWFAKIPDKTIVWSANRDHPADRDSIVKLTTAGQLVLTKSDGLYLWGSDNRGNEPVSHGAMLDTGNLVIMSTNSSIIWESFKNPTNTILPAQVFGVGNSLLSSRSESNYQQGKFQLRLTDNYDLMLNQIDVYTKNPYGAYYRDQNVSELILDKSGYLQIRSSPSGNISNLTSESAVNGEDSYYRVTLDFDGVLRLYAHPKKFNNSNQSWSTVRFVPENVCLNIFDTFGSGPCGYNSICALAPYSKINCQCAPGFSLKDVNDKYGGCKPDNISYMQECDQKGSVIAEEYYELLEMEFVDWPLADYDLLQPTTEYECRTSCLRDCFCAVAIFQDPKYNDGIGRCWKKKLPLSNGRLNRSTIDRKALFKTMKSEYNSFSQNPNRPNPGRGKQNKEILTLTVLLGASVFFNFFSLASIFLVVCCLWKRKLPNFYSVLNTKDPEMNLRSFTYKDLEEATDGFKEELGRGSFGNVYKGVLVSSYSKKVAVKKLDKVLKDGEKEFKTEVTVIGQTHHKNLVRLLGYCDEGEHRLLVYELMYNGSLSSFLFGVLRPSWQRRIQIASGIAKGLVYLHEECSTQIIHCDIKPQNILLDDSFTPKISDFGLAKLLMNHQTRTVTGIRGTKGYVAPEWFRNTPVTVKVDVYSFGVMLLEIICCRRCVEIEMEKATILIEWAYECYSKGKLEKLVENDEEALSDLKQVQKLVKVAIWCVQDLPSMRPSMREVTHMLEGILEVSAPPCPFLYSSISGSDR encoded by the coding sequence ATGGCTCCAACACTTCATGCTCATATTCATCGTcctttgcttcttcttcttcttgtcctTGTTATGGTCTCCCATATTCCTTCTGCAATTTCTCAAGCTTTTCACAACGTAACTGTGGGTTTTTATCTCGTTGCCACTAATGACAGCTTCCCTTGGCCCACTTCACCATCTGGAGATTTTGCATTCGGATTCCGCAGCCTTCCAGGTCAAGAAGACCAGTTCCTTCTCGCAATCTGGTTCGCTAAGATACCAGACAAAACCATTGTTTGGTCTGCAAACAGAGATCACCCAGCAGACCGAGATTCAATCGTGAAGCTAACCACCGCCGGACAGCTTGTGCTCACAAAATCAGATGGGTTGTACTTGTGGGGTTCCGACAACAGAGGAAATGAGCCTGTATCACACGGGGCCATGCTCGACACTGGAAACTTGGTGATAATGAGCACAAACTCAAGCATCATATGGGAGAGCTTCAAGAATCCGACCAACACCATTTTACCAGCCCAAGTATTCGGTGTTGGGAACAGCCTTTTGTCTAGTCGATCCGAAAGTAATTACCAGCAGGGTAAATTTCAGCTCCGTTTAACTGATAATTATGATCTGATGCTTAATCAAATCGATGTATATACCAAAAACCCTTACGGCGCTTACTATAGAGATCAGAACGTTTCAGAGCTGATATTGGACAAGTCAGGCTATCTACAAATCAGGAGCTCGCCAAGTGGAAATATATCAAACCTTACATCAGAGAGCGCGGTCAATGGGGAAGATTCATACTACAGGGTAACACTCGATTTTGATGGAGTTCTCCGACTCTATGCTCACCCAAAGAAATTCAATAATAGCAACCAAAGCTGGTCCACTGTCAGGTTTGTTCCTGAAAACGTCTGCCTCAACATTTTTGACACTTTTGGAAGTGGCCCTTGTGGGTATAACAGTATCTGTGCATTGGCTCCATATAGTAAGATAAATTGCCAATGCGCCCCTGGGTTTTCTCTCAAGGATGTAAACGACAAGTATGGTGGCTGCAAACCAGACAATATAAGCTATATGCAGGAATGTGACCAGAAGGGATCTGTGATTGCAGAggaatactatgaattattggAGATGGAGTTCGTGGATTGGCCTTTAGCTGACTACGACCTGCTGCAACCTACAACAGAATATGAATGCAGGACATCTTGCCTGCGTGATTGTTTTTGTGCAGTCGCCATTTTCCAGGACCCAAAGTATAATGATGGTATAGGAAGATGTTGGAAGAAGAAATTACCGCTTTCTAACGGCAGATTGAACAGGAGTACCATCGACAGAAAAGCTTTGTTCAAGACAATGAAATCAGAATATAATAGCTTTTCCCAGAATCCGAATCGTCCGAATCCCGGCAGAGGAAAGCAGAATAAAGAAATATTGACCCTCACTGTACTCCTAGGCGCATctgtattttttaacttcttttctTTAGCTTCAATTTTTCTAGTTGTCTGTTGCTTGTGGAAACGAAAactaccaaacttctacagtgTCTTAAACACAAAAGACCCAGAGATGAATTTACGTTCTTTTACATACAAAGATCTTGAAGAAGCCACTGATGGGTTCAAAGAAGAATTGGGTAGGGGTTCTTTTGGCAATGTTTACAAAGGGGTATTAGTATCGAGTTACAGCAAAAAAGTTGCAGTCAAGAAATTAGACAAAGTTTTGAAGGATGGAGAGAAGGAGTTCAAAACTGAGGTGACTGTGATCGGCCAAACTCACCATAAGAATCTGGTCCGGTTGCTTGGCTACTGTGACGAAGGTGAACACCGACTTTTGGTGTACGAGCTTATGTACAATGGCTCGTTGTCGAGTTTTCTCTTTGGGGTGTTAAGACCAAGTTGGCAACGAAGAATTCAGATTGCATCAGGAATTGCTAAAGGTCTTGTGTACTTGCATGAAGAATGCAGCACGCAAATCATTCACTGCGACATAAAGCCTCAAAACATACTCTTGGACGATTCTTTTACTCCCAAAATTTCAGACTTCGGATTGGCAAAGCTATTGATGAACCACCAGACTCGCACTGTCACCGGAATCAGGGGGACTAAAGGGTATGTTGCACCAGAGTGGTTCAGGAACACACCTGTCACTGTAAAGGTGGATGTCTATAGTTTTGGAGTCATGCTGTTGGAGATCATTTGTTGCAGAAGATGTGTGGAAATTGAGATGGAGAAGGCGACAATACTAATCGAATGGGCTTACGAATGCTATAGCAAAGGGAAGTTGGAGAAATTGGTGGAAAATGATGAAGAGGCTTTGAGTGATCTGAAGCAGGTGCAGAAGTTGGTGAAAGTGGCAATTTGGTGTGTTCAGGATCTGCCATCAATGAGGCCATCCATGAGAGAAGTCACTCATATGCTAGAAGGCATTCTTGAGGTTTCTGCACCTCCTTGTCCTTTCCTCTACAGCTCAATTTCCGGATCCGATCGTTAG